A stretch of Gymnodinialimonas phycosphaerae DNA encodes these proteins:
- a CDS encoding tetratricopeptide repeat protein — MRVRSSVFALATMAMIQPVTAHAEGLAGAYLAGRAAAISGDHAQAAAYFDRALLLDPGNPFIVSNAVFAHAALAEWEQAAAVAEGLPEGADGQELVALVQFVRHVAEDDLQAAIDMIEAGNGPGPLANDLARAWLTFGQGDMSGAVDLFEALASERGLEELAALHLALARAAVGDFEAAHEILSGATGVQITNTERVVRARAVVMLQLDMRAEALDLLDGYTQAVPDPGLLALQAQVGSGETIPYDFVITAQDGVAEVFFTVAQLLSGDRNTTLSLLMAQAAQGIDADHTDAMVLAGELMSASEQFQQAAVTFAAVPEGDPNYIEAQMGRAEALEDLGQQEEAIAILAALAEARPDLASVQAAYGDILRRAERFEEAIDAYTAVLSLVDTDLPRYWFIYYARAISYHQIDNWDPAEADFRRALELNPEQPNVLNYLGYSLVEQRRNFDEALDMIQRAVAARPESGYIIDSLGWVYYRLGRFDEAVAPMERAVELEPNDPIVNDHLGDVYWVNGRYREAEFQWHRALSFNPEPDEAARIRRKLDVGLYEVLEEEGGVGALTEQ; from the coding sequence ATGCGCGTGAGAAGTTCAGTCTTTGCCCTTGCCACGATGGCAATGATCCAACCGGTGACGGCCCATGCCGAGGGGTTGGCAGGGGCCTATCTGGCGGGCCGCGCGGCGGCGATTTCCGGCGATCATGCACAGGCGGCGGCGTATTTCGACCGGGCCTTGCTGCTTGATCCCGGCAATCCGTTCATCGTCAGCAACGCGGTCTTCGCCCATGCCGCGCTTGCCGAGTGGGAGCAGGCCGCAGCGGTTGCGGAAGGCCTTCCCGAGGGGGCGGATGGTCAAGAACTGGTCGCGTTGGTGCAATTCGTGCGGCACGTGGCCGAGGACGACTTGCAAGCCGCCATCGACATGATCGAGGCCGGGAACGGCCCCGGCCCCCTTGCCAATGACCTTGCCCGCGCGTGGTTGACCTTTGGCCAAGGCGACATGTCTGGTGCCGTTGATCTGTTCGAGGCCTTGGCCTCGGAGCGGGGCCTGGAAGAACTGGCGGCGCTACACCTTGCATTGGCCCGTGCGGCTGTCGGCGACTTCGAGGCGGCCCATGAAATCCTGTCAGGCGCGACCGGGGTTCAGATCACCAATACGGAGCGCGTTGTACGTGCCCGCGCCGTTGTCATGCTTCAGTTGGACATGCGCGCCGAGGCGCTGGACCTGCTGGACGGCTATACTCAGGCCGTTCCTGACCCCGGCCTTCTGGCGCTTCAGGCGCAAGTCGGCTCAGGCGAAACGATCCCCTATGATTTCGTGATTACCGCCCAGGATGGCGTGGCCGAGGTGTTCTTTACCGTGGCGCAACTGCTGTCGGGCGACCGTAACACGACGTTGTCGCTACTGATGGCGCAGGCCGCGCAAGGGATCGACGCGGATCACACGGATGCCATGGTGCTGGCGGGCGAATTGATGAGCGCGAGTGAGCAATTCCAACAGGCGGCCGTAACTTTTGCCGCCGTGCCAGAGGGCGATCCGAATTACATCGAGGCCCAGATGGGCCGGGCCGAAGCGCTGGAGGATCTGGGGCAGCAGGAAGAGGCGATCGCCATCCTTGCCGCCCTTGCCGAGGCGCGCCCGGATCTCGCGTCGGTGCAGGCGGCCTACGGCGATATCCTGCGCCGGGCCGAGCGTTTCGAAGAGGCAATCGATGCCTATACCGCGGTCTTGTCCCTCGTGGACACGGATCTGCCGCGCTATTGGTTCATCTACTACGCCCGCGCGATCAGCTATCACCAGATCGACAATTGGGACCCGGCGGAAGCCGATTTTCGCCGCGCGTTGGAATTGAACCCCGAACAGCCCAACGTCTTGAACTACCTTGGTTATTCCCTGGTGGAGCAGCGCCGTAACTTCGATGAAGCCCTTGATATGATCCAGCGCGCTGTCGCGGCACGGCCTGAATCCGGTTACATCATCGACAGCCTCGGTTGGGTGTATTACCGCCTTGGCCGTTTCGATGAGGCCGTGGCGCCGATGGAGCGCGCCGTGGAACTGGAACCCAACGACCCCATCGTCAACGACCATCTGGGCGATGTATATTGGGTCAATGGCCGCTACCGCGAGGCGGAATTCCAGTGGCACCGCGCCCTGTCCTTCAACCCCGAGCCTGACGAGGCGGCCCGCATCCGGCGCAAGCTGGATGTCGGCCTCTATGAGGTGCTGGAGGAAGAAGGCGGCGTAGGGGCCTTGACCGAGCAGTAG
- a CDS encoding 4-(cytidine 5'-diphospho)-2-C-methyl-D-erythritol kinase, which yields MKVFAPAKVNLALHVTGKRADGYHLLDSLVVFAGVFDWLTVEPASEMSVTVTGPKAEGVPSDARNLVWRAAEWAGRPSHITLEKHLPQSAGIGGGSTDAASVLIALGCGPDGSEALGADVPVCWHRRPCRMSGIGEVLEEVPELPLMWMVLVNAGVAVPTGVVFQMMEDVDNAALPTPEWNDFDSFITWLATTRNDMEAAAKTVSPVISEVLERLAQTEGCALARMSGSGGTCFGLYATEQQAEAAAASMPREWWAEAALVMP from the coding sequence ATGAAAGTTTTTGCGCCGGCGAAGGTGAACCTTGCCCTGCATGTGACGGGCAAGCGGGCCGATGGCTATCATCTGCTCGACAGTCTGGTGGTCTTCGCGGGCGTGTTCGATTGGTTGACGGTAGAACCCGCGTCCGAGATGTCGGTGACAGTCACGGGCCCCAAGGCAGAGGGTGTTCCGTCGGACGCGCGCAATCTTGTGTGGCGGGCGGCAGAATGGGCCGGACGGCCCTCGCATATCACGCTGGAAAAACATCTTCCCCAATCCGCCGGAATTGGCGGCGGCTCGACCGATGCGGCGTCGGTATTGATCGCTTTGGGCTGCGGGCCAGACGGGTCCGAGGCCTTGGGCGCGGATGTTCCCGTGTGCTGGCACCGACGTCCGTGCCGCATGTCAGGCATTGGCGAGGTGTTGGAAGAGGTGCCGGAACTTCCGCTTATGTGGATGGTGCTGGTCAACGCAGGGGTCGCTGTTCCGACAGGCGTGGTCTTTCAGATGATGGAAGACGTCGACAACGCGGCCTTGCCAACGCCTGAATGGAACGACTTCGACAGTTTCATCACGTGGCTCGCCACGACGCGCAACGACATGGAGGCGGCTGCGAAGACGGTCTCACCGGTGATATCCGAGGTGCTGGAGCGTTTGGCGCAAACCGAGGGCTGTGCGCTGGCCCGGATGAGCGGCTCGGGCGGGACGTGTTTCGGGCTATACGCGACGGAACAGCAGGCAGAAGCCGCCGCCGCTTCGATGCCCAGGGAATGGTGGGCCGAGGCGGCGCTTGTGATGCCCTAG
- a CDS encoding polyprenyl synthetase family protein, whose protein sequence is MSLDTPTQKPHDRLSATLADDLVAVNTLIRDRMASRHAPRIPEVTAHLVEAGGKRIRPMLTLACARLCGYTGDDHVKLAATVEFIHTATLLHDDVVDESEQRRGRPTANLLWDNQSSVLVGDYLFARAFQLMVEPGSLRVLDILSNAAATIAEGEVLQLTVAANIDTPEDTYLQVIRGKTAALFEAACEVGGVIAERDEKTVKALATYGDGLGVAFQMADDLLDWGGVDGGAKLDKNIGDDFRERKMTLPVIRAIAAGDADERAFWARTIGKGDQQEGDLERALGLLQTHGTLASTRDAANAHVDQAKAALTALPDDPIRDMLSDLADYVVARLN, encoded by the coding sequence ATGAGCCTGGATACGCCAACGCAAAAGCCCCACGACCGCCTGTCTGCTACGCTGGCTGACGATCTGGTCGCCGTGAACACGCTGATCCGCGACCGCATGGCCTCCAGGCACGCCCCCCGCATCCCCGAGGTCACGGCCCATCTGGTGGAAGCCGGAGGCAAGCGCATCCGCCCGATGCTGACGTTGGCTTGTGCGCGGCTGTGCGGCTACACGGGCGACGATCACGTGAAGCTGGCCGCGACGGTGGAATTCATTCACACCGCGACCCTGCTGCACGACGATGTTGTCGACGAGTCCGAACAGCGCCGGGGTCGCCCCACGGCGAACCTGTTGTGGGACAACCAATCCAGCGTTCTGGTCGGCGATTACCTCTTTGCCCGCGCGTTCCAATTGATGGTGGAGCCGGGTAGCCTGCGCGTCCTCGACATCCTTTCCAACGCCGCCGCCACAATTGCCGAGGGCGAGGTGCTGCAACTGACCGTCGCCGCCAACATCGACACGCCCGAGGATACGTACCTGCAAGTCATCCGGGGCAAGACCGCCGCCCTGTTCGAGGCCGCCTGCGAAGTCGGTGGCGTGATCGCCGAGCGCGACGAAAAGACCGTGAAAGCGCTGGCGACCTACGGCGACGGGTTGGGCGTGGCCTTCCAGATGGCCGACGATCTGCTGGATTGGGGTGGCGTCGACGGGGGCGCAAAGCTGGACAAGAACATCGGCGACGACTTCCGCGAACGGAAAATGACGCTGCCGGTGATCCGAGCCATTGCCGCAGGCGATGCGGACGAGCGCGCCTTCTGGGCACGCACCATTGGCAAAGGGGACCAGCAAGAGGGCGATCTGGAGCGCGCCCTTGGCCTGTTGCAAACCCACGGCACCCTCGCCAGCACCCGCGACGCGGCCAATGCCCATGTGGATCAAGCCAAGGCAGCCCTCACCGCCCTGCCCGACGATCCGATCCGCGACATGCTGAGCGATCTGGCCGACTACGTGGTGGCACGGCTGAACTAG
- a CDS encoding DUF2007 domain-containing protein produces MLEILRSNDPTVIAFATALLRGEDIEVFELDVHMSGLEGSIGILPRRLMVRRDEAAAAEAVLRDNDLPVSEWS; encoded by the coding sequence ATGCTTGAAATTCTGCGCAGCAACGACCCGACCGTGATCGCCTTCGCCACCGCTTTGCTTAGGGGCGAGGATATAGAGGTGTTCGAGTTGGACGTCCATATGAGCGGCCTTGAGGGAAGCATCGGCATATTGCCGCGCCGCCTGATGGTGCGCCGGGATGAGGCCGCCGCCGCAGAGGCGGTTTTGCGCGACAATGATCTTCCGGTGTCGGAGTGGAGCTGA
- a CDS encoding tRNA1(Val) (adenine(37)-N6)-methyltransferase codes for MAWQPRDGYRAATDPVFLAAACAAKPGESVLELGCGVGVAALCLMARVDVAVTGVERQVAYGALARRNGIDVVDADLTALPAALRQRSFDHVIANPPYYGPGTPSGDAGRDAALREETPLADWCVAARARLKPGGWLTMIHMAERLPDLLAGLAGFGSISVLPLTPREGRAASRVVVRARKGAKGAFQLLAPVLIHEGATHLRDGDDYSATARAVLRDGAPLPFG; via the coding sequence ATGGCGTGGCAGCCGCGCGATGGCTACCGGGCTGCAACGGATCCGGTGTTTCTGGCCGCCGCCTGCGCGGCAAAACCGGGTGAAAGCGTGTTGGAGTTGGGCTGTGGCGTCGGCGTGGCTGCCTTGTGCCTAATGGCGCGGGTCGATGTGGCCGTCACCGGGGTGGAGCGGCAAGTGGCGTATGGGGCACTGGCGCGACGCAACGGGATCGACGTGGTAGACGCCGATCTGACGGCGCTGCCCGCTGCGTTGCGCCAGCGCAGCTTTGACCATGTGATCGCCAACCCGCCCTACTATGGGCCGGGCACGCCCTCGGGCGATGCGGGCCGGGACGCGGCGCTGAGGGAGGAGACCCCGCTGGCAGATTGGTGCGTCGCCGCGCGCGCGCGGCTAAAACCAGGCGGTTGGCTGACGATGATCCATATGGCCGAGCGGCTGCCGGACTTGTTGGCGGGACTGGCCGGGTTCGGGAGCATTTCCGTTTTGCCCCTGACACCCCGAGAAGGCCGCGCCGCAAGCCGTGTGGTGGTGCGGGCGCGCAAAGGGGCGAAAGGCGCGTTCCAACTGCTCGCCCCCGTTCTTATACATGAAGGGGCGACGCACCTGCGAGATGGCGATGACTATTCTGCAACAGCCCGCGCGGTTCTGCGCGATGGCGCGCCGCTGCCATTCGGTTAA
- a CDS encoding YdcH family protein, which produces MSLNAHLQELKKKHANLSATVEEQERSPAVDPLTLRDMKKEKLRLKEEISRLGR; this is translated from the coding sequence ATGTCGTTGAATGCCCATCTTCAGGAACTCAAGAAGAAGCATGCCAACCTCTCCGCTACGGTTGAAGAACAAGAACGCAGTCCGGCCGTGGACCCCCTGACCCTGCGCGATATGAAGAAAGAAAAGCTGCGGCTGAAAGAGGAAATCAGCCGCCTCGGCCGGTAA
- the gcvA gene encoding transcriptional regulator GcvA, with product MSDRLPPLTALRAFDAAARHMSFSKAAAELNVTPAALSFQIKSLEEHLQAPLFRRLNRAVELTDAGRALSPGAADGFTALASAWRAAKRTVDQTSLTVTAGPAFTAKWLAPRLFKFAMANPEIELRFSATLRMMDFSRDDVDVAIRFGLMKDEPGLFTTPIIREWVAPMMAPDLAEKYPNPSDLARAPLLHYDDLRFLKPAVDWAAWFRAANLPPRFSAGARFSQADHALDAAAAGAGVILGRISLAEKDLSEGRLAMPYKIALTTEAGYRFVCPEGTEMRPQVKKFREWIEAEISTLDAYRNGLTFVDAAEVEV from the coding sequence ATGTCTGATCGCTTGCCTCCCCTCACCGCGCTGCGCGCCTTTGATGCCGCCGCCCGCCATATGTCGTTCTCCAAGGCTGCGGCCGAGTTGAACGTGACACCCGCGGCCCTGTCGTTTCAGATCAAATCCTTGGAAGAGCATTTGCAGGCGCCGCTGTTTCGTCGCCTCAACCGCGCCGTCGAACTGACGGATGCCGGGCGCGCGCTGTCCCCCGGCGCCGCCGACGGTTTCACGGCACTGGCCAGCGCATGGCGCGCCGCAAAGCGGACGGTGGATCAAACCAGTCTTACCGTCACCGCGGGCCCTGCCTTCACCGCCAAGTGGCTGGCACCGCGATTGTTCAAGTTCGCCATGGCCAACCCCGAGATCGAGCTTCGATTTTCGGCAACCCTGAGGATGATGGATTTCAGCCGCGACGACGTGGACGTCGCCATTCGTTTCGGTTTGATGAAAGACGAACCGGGGTTGTTCACCACGCCCATCATTCGCGAATGGGTCGCGCCGATGATGGCCCCGGATTTGGCCGAGAAATACCCGAACCCCAGCGACCTCGCACGCGCGCCGCTGCTGCACTATGATGATTTGAGGTTTCTGAAGCCCGCGGTCGATTGGGCCGCATGGTTTCGTGCCGCCAATCTACCGCCGAGGTTCTCGGCGGGGGCGCGGTTCAGTCAGGCGGATCATGCCTTGGATGCCGCGGCTGCGGGCGCCGGGGTGATCCTTGGGCGCATCTCGCTGGCCGAAAAAGACCTGAGCGAGGGGCGTTTGGCCATGCCCTACAAGATCGCCCTGACAACCGAAGCCGGGTATCGTTTCGTCTGCCCGGAGGGGACAGAAATGCGCCCGCAGGTGAAGAAGTTCCGTGAGTGGATCGAGGCGGAAATCTCCACCCTCGATGCATATCGAAACGGGCTTACATTCGTGGATGCCGCCGAGGTCGAGGTCTAG
- the yddG gene encoding aromatic amino acid exporter YddG, which produces MTRTRATAIGFIAVLLWALLALFTIGSAPVPPFQLNAMTFAIGGTIGLVWVTLTGGWPKLRAVPLRVYVFGTVGLFGYHALYFSALRLAPPAEASLIAYLWPLFIVLFSGLLPGERLGPLHILGALTAFAGAALIVAPGAEGFSGGIGLALAGLCALTWSSYSVISRHLGRMPTETVAVFCVATAVLSVPAHLALETTVWPDGALPWAAIVALGIGPVGLAFYVWDLGVKAGDIQVLGVASYAAPLLSTLILVIVGVASASPNLIIAATLIAGGAGLAALGSARVQRSAQR; this is translated from the coding sequence ATGACCCGCACACGCGCCACGGCCATCGGTTTCATTGCCGTCCTCCTCTGGGCGCTTCTGGCGTTGTTTACCATCGGCTCTGCCCCGGTTCCGCCGTTCCAGTTGAACGCGATGACCTTTGCGATTGGCGGCACCATCGGCCTTGTCTGGGTGACGCTGACTGGCGGCTGGCCCAAATTGCGTGCCGTGCCGCTACGCGTCTACGTCTTTGGCACGGTCGGCCTATTCGGCTATCACGCCCTCTATTTCAGCGCGCTACGCCTTGCGCCCCCGGCCGAGGCCAGCCTCATCGCGTACCTCTGGCCCCTGTTCATTGTCTTGTTCTCGGGCCTCCTACCCGGTGAGCGTCTGGGGCCATTGCACATTCTGGGTGCGCTCACGGCTTTTGCGGGCGCCGCGCTGATCGTAGCGCCGGGGGCCGAGGGGTTTTCAGGTGGCATAGGCCTCGCCCTGGCAGGGCTCTGCGCGCTGACGTGGTCCAGCTACTCGGTGATTTCCCGGCACCTGGGCCGCATGCCGACCGAAACCGTCGCGGTGTTCTGCGTCGCTACAGCCGTTCTCTCGGTCCCGGCGCATCTGGCGCTGGAAACAACCGTATGGCCAGACGGCGCATTGCCTTGGGCTGCCATCGTCGCCCTCGGGATCGGGCCCGTGGGCCTTGCATTTTATGTATGGGATTTGGGCGTGAAGGCTGGCGACATCCAGGTGTTGGGTGTGGCCAGCTACGCGGCGCCGCTGTTGTCGACGCTTATCTTGGTCATCGTGGGCGTCGCAAGCGCATCACCCAACTTGATTATTGCGGCCACCCTCATCGCGGGTGGCGCAGGCCTTGCGGCCCTTGGCTCTGCCCGCGTTCAGCGAAGCGCGCAAAGATAG
- the phbB gene encoding acetoacetyl-CoA reductase — translation MGRVALVTGGSRGIGEAISKALQADGYTVAATYAGNDEAAKKFTDETGIKTYKWNVADYDSSKAGIEQVEADLGPIEVVVANAGITRDAPFHKMTPQQWQEVIDTNLTGVFNTVHPIWPGMRDRKFGRVIVISSINGQKGQFAQVNYAATKAGDLGIIKSLAQEGARAGITANAICPGYIATEMVMAVPEKVRESIIGQIPAGRLGEPEEIARCVCFLASDDSGFINGSTISANGAQFFV, via the coding sequence ATGGGACGAGTCGCACTGGTCACCGGCGGCAGCCGAGGCATTGGCGAGGCCATTTCCAAGGCCCTGCAAGCGGACGGCTACACCGTCGCCGCCACCTACGCGGGCAACGATGAAGCCGCGAAGAAGTTCACCGACGAAACCGGCATCAAGACCTACAAGTGGAACGTGGCCGATTACGACAGCTCCAAGGCGGGCATCGAACAGGTCGAAGCGGACCTCGGCCCGATCGAAGTGGTTGTCGCCAACGCGGGCATCACCCGCGACGCGCCGTTCCACAAGATGACGCCCCAGCAGTGGCAGGAGGTTATCGACACCAACCTCACCGGTGTCTTCAACACCGTCCACCCGATCTGGCCCGGCATGCGGGACCGCAAGTTCGGCCGTGTCATCGTGATCTCTTCGATCAACGGCCAGAAGGGCCAGTTCGCGCAAGTGAACTACGCCGCAACGAAGGCGGGCGATCTGGGCATCATCAAATCTCTGGCGCAGGAAGGCGCCCGCGCCGGCATCACCGCCAACGCCATCTGCCCCGGCTACATCGCCACCGAAATGGTCATGGCGGTGCCCGAGAAGGTGCGCGAGTCGATCATCGGTCAGATCCCCGCAGGCCGTTTGGGTGAGCCCGAGGAAATCGCGCGCTGCGTGTGCTTCCTTGCCTCTGACGATAGCGGCTTCATCAACGGCTCCACGATCTCTGCCAACGGCGCGCAGTTCTTCGTCTGA
- a CDS encoding acetyl-CoA C-acetyltransferase — protein MTNVVIASAARTPVGSFLGSFANTAAHDLGKTVIEAVVERAGIDKADVSETILGQVLTAAQGQNPARQAHINAGLPQESAAWSINQVCGSGLRAVALGAQHIMLGDASIVIAGGQENMSMSPHAAMLRAGQKMGDMKYIDTMIRDGLWDAFNGYHMGQTAENVAEKWQISREQQDEFAVASQNKAEAAQKAGKFVDEICSVIVPNRKGDITVDQDEYIRHGATMEAMQKLRPAFTKDGSVTAANASGLNDGAAATLLMSADDAEKRGIKPLARIASYATAGLDPSIMGVGPIYASRKALEKAGWTVDDLDLVEANEAFAAQACAVNKDMGWDPAIVNVNGGAIAIGHPIGASGCRVLNTLLFEMQRRDAKKGLATLCIGGGMGVALCVERD, from the coding sequence ATGACCAATGTCGTCATCGCTTCTGCCGCCCGCACGCCGGTTGGCAGCTTCCTCGGCTCTTTCGCCAACACCGCCGCCCATGACCTCGGCAAAACCGTGATCGAAGCCGTGGTGGAGCGCGCCGGTATCGACAAGGCCGACGTGTCCGAGACGATCCTTGGCCAAGTCCTCACCGCCGCCCAGGGCCAGAACCCGGCCCGCCAGGCCCACATCAACGCGGGCCTGCCGCAAGAATCCGCCGCCTGGTCGATCAACCAGGTCTGCGGCTCCGGCCTGCGTGCCGTGGCCCTTGGCGCACAGCACATCATGTTGGGCGATGCCTCGATCGTTATCGCCGGTGGTCAGGAAAACATGTCCATGTCCCCCCACGCCGCCATGCTGCGCGCGGGCCAGAAGATGGGCGACATGAAGTATATCGACACGATGATCCGCGATGGCCTGTGGGACGCCTTCAACGGCTACCACATGGGTCAGACCGCCGAGAACGTGGCCGAGAAATGGCAGATTTCCCGCGAACAGCAGGACGAATTCGCCGTCGCCTCGCAAAACAAGGCCGAAGCGGCCCAGAAGGCCGGCAAGTTCGTGGATGAGATCTGCTCGGTGATCGTGCCCAACCGCAAGGGCGACATCACCGTCGATCAGGACGAATACATCCGCCACGGTGCCACGATGGAAGCGATGCAGAAACTGCGCCCCGCTTTCACCAAGGACGGCTCTGTCACCGCCGCCAACGCCTCGGGCCTGAATGACGGCGCTGCCGCCACCCTGCTGATGTCCGCCGATGACGCCGAGAAGCGCGGGATCAAGCCGCTGGCGCGCATCGCCTCCTACGCGACCGCGGGCCTCGACCCGTCGATCATGGGTGTGGGCCCGATCTATGCGTCCCGCAAGGCGCTGGAAAAAGCCGGTTGGACAGTCGATGATCTGGACCTCGTGGAAGCGAACGAAGCCTTCGCCGCGCAAGCCTGCGCCGTGAACAAGGACATGGGCTGGGATCCGGCCATCGTGAACGTGAACGGCGGCGCCATCGCCATCGGCCACCCCATCGGCGCTTCCGGCTGCCGCGTTCTGAACACGCTGCTGTTCGAAATGCAGCGCCGCGACGCCAAAAAAGGCCTCGCCACGCTGTGCATCGGTGGCGGCATGGGTGTCGCCCTCTGCGTCGAGCGGGACTGA
- a CDS encoding EAL domain-containing protein yields the protein MRDIGVEPIEPGLESPLDAAVTQRDRGTLAMVQQALARGDALLAFQPIVRADGQGIAFFEGLIRILDETGRVIPARDFMGAVEDTDIGRQIDCAALHFGLEALRNNPGLRLSINMSARSVGYPRWMQILRTCLRDHPMVVERLILEITESSVMIMPEIVAIFMEDLQDKGITFALDDFGAGYTAFRHFKTFYFDILKIDGQFTRNISEDADNQVLSEALIGLARHFDMLVVSESVETAEEAQWLAAAGVDCLQGYYYGAPSMKLPDVDTNQIVRSA from the coding sequence ATGCGTGACATTGGCGTGGAACCGATAGAACCGGGATTGGAAAGTCCCCTTGACGCAGCGGTCACCCAAAGGGATCGCGGCACCTTGGCGATGGTGCAGCAGGCCCTGGCGCGGGGCGATGCGCTGCTGGCCTTTCAACCGATCGTCCGCGCCGATGGGCAAGGCATCGCGTTTTTCGAGGGGCTGATCCGTATCCTCGACGAAACCGGCCGGGTCATCCCCGCGCGCGACTTCATGGGTGCCGTGGAAGATACGGATATCGGCCGCCAGATCGATTGCGCGGCCCTGCATTTCGGCCTTGAGGCCCTGCGCAATAATCCCGGATTGCGCCTGTCGATCAACATGTCCGCCCGGTCTGTCGGGTATCCACGCTGGATGCAGATCCTTCGGACCTGCCTGCGCGACCACCCCATGGTGGTTGAACGTCTGATCCTTGAGATCACCGAAAGCTCGGTCATGATCATGCCCGAGATCGTGGCCATCTTCATGGAAGACCTGCAAGACAAGGGCATCACCTTCGCGCTGGACGACTTCGGCGCGGGGTATACGGCCTTCCGCCACTTCAAGACGTTCTACTTCGACATCCTGAAAATCGACGGTCAGTTCACGCGCAACATTTCCGAAGATGCGGACAATCAAGTCCTGTCCGAAGCCCTCATCGGCCTCGCCCGGCATTTCGACATGCTTGTTGTGTCGGAATCGGTCGAAACCGCGGAAGAGGCGCAATGGCTTGCCGCCGCCGGTGTCGATTGCCTGCAAGGCTACTACTACGGCGCCCCGTCGATGAAATTGCCCGACGTGGATACCAACCAGATCGTCCGCAGCGCCTGA
- a CDS encoding DNA-3-methyladenine glycosylase I: MTGTSGDRDAGRCDWCGSDPLYVAYHDEEWGVPEYDSRALWEKLVLDGFQAGLAWITILRKRDAFRAAFEDFDPEVIAHWGEADVQRLLGNAGIVRHRGKIEAAITNAQAWIAMEERGGFDRFIWDYVDGVPLKNTFQSMADVPPSTEMSARMSKDLKKAGFKFCGPTIVYAWLEATGVVNDHLVGCFRHDAVTEMAREQGA, translated from the coding sequence ATGACGGGCACAAGTGGTGATCGGGACGCGGGGCGGTGTGATTGGTGTGGGTCGGACCCCCTCTACGTGGCCTATCACGATGAAGAATGGGGGGTGCCCGAATACGACAGCCGGGCGCTGTGGGAAAAGCTGGTGCTTGACGGGTTCCAGGCGGGGCTGGCGTGGATCACGATCCTGCGCAAGAGGGACGCCTTTCGCGCGGCTTTCGAGGACTTTGACCCAGAGGTCATCGCGCACTGGGGCGAGGCCGACGTTCAGCGCTTGCTGGGGAATGCGGGCATCGTGCGCCACAGGGGCAAGATCGAGGCGGCGATCACCAACGCCCAGGCCTGGATCGCGATGGAAGAGCGCGGCGGGTTTGATCGGTTCATTTGGGATTACGTCGATGGGGTGCCGCTGAAAAACACCTTCCAGTCGATGGCGGATGTGCCGCCGTCCACGGAAATGAGCGCGCGCATGTCGAAGGACCTCAAGAAGGCGGGGTTCAAGTTCTGTGGCCCGACGATCGTTTATGCCTGGCTAGAGGCAACCGGCGTGGTGAACGACCATTTGGTGGGCTGCTTCCGGCATGACGCGGTGACGGAGATGGCCCGCGAGCAAGGGGCATGA
- a CDS encoding TlpA family protein disulfide reductase — translation MVRKILLTAAYIAASLGANAAMTLQASAQDLSALQVGEMRGLVIHADPVTTSALPYVQADETEGALSDYAGQYVLLNFWATWCAPCREEMPSLQRLQDQMGGDTFQVVTLATGRNPPQAIRRFFEEEGVTSLPQHRDINQQIAREMGIFGLPITLVLDPEGQEIARLRGDAHWDSPEAIAMLQAIMASGS, via the coding sequence ATGGTCCGCAAAATTCTACTTACCGCCGCTTACATCGCCGCAAGCCTTGGTGCAAATGCTGCCATGACACTACAGGCGTCGGCGCAAGATCTGTCCGCGCTACAGGTGGGTGAGATGCGCGGGTTGGTGATCCATGCGGATCCGGTCACGACGTCCGCGCTTCCCTATGTGCAAGCAGACGAGACGGAAGGCGCCCTTTCGGATTACGCGGGGCAGTATGTGCTGCTGAACTTCTGGGCCACCTGGTGTGCGCCCTGCCGCGAGGAAATGCCCTCGCTGCAACGCCTGCAGGACCAGATGGGCGGCGACACCTTTCAGGTCGTGACGCTGGCCACGGGGCGCAACCCGCCGCAAGCCATCCGGCGGTTCTTTGAGGAAGAGGGCGTGACCTCCTTGCCGCAACACCGCGACATCAATCAACAAATCGCGCGCGAGATGGGGATTTTTGGCTTGCCGATCACGTTGGTCCTCGACCCGGAAGGCCAAGAGATTGCCCGCTTGCGTGGCGATGCCCACTGGGATTCGCCCGAGGCGATTGCGATGCTGCAGGCGATCATGGCATCTGGCAGTTGA